Below is a genomic region from Pseudomonas extremaustralis.
GGGCGGCCCCGATCCTCGGTGGCCCCCGCCGGCTCTTCAAAGATTGTTCAAGACGGCTTGCCGACTGACCTGCGGATTTGAGTGACAAACCCATGCCAAAACGTACAGACATAAAAAGCATCCTGATTCTCGGCGCTGGCCCGATCGTTATCGGCCAGGCCTGCGAATTCGATTACTCCGGCGCCCAGGCGTGCAAGGCCCTGCGTGAAGAGGGCTACCGCGTCATCCTGGTGAACTCCAACCCGGCCACCATCATGACCGACCCGGCCATGGCCGATGCCACCTACATCGAACCGATCAAGTGGCAGACCGTTGCCAAGATCATCGAGAAAGAGCGTCCGGACGCACTGCTGCCGACCATGGGTGGCCAGACCGCTTTGAACTGCGCCCTGGACCTGGAGCGCGAAGGCATCCTGGAAAAATTCGGCGTAGAGATGATCGGCGCCAACGCCGACACCATCGACAAGGCTGAAGACCGCTCGCGTTTCGACAAGGCCATGAAGTCCATCGGCCTGGCGTGCCCGCGTTCCGGTATCGCCCACAGCATGGAAGAAGCCAACGCGGTCCTGGAAACCCTGGGTTTTCCGTGCATCATCCGTCCGTCCTTCACCATGGGCGGCACCGGTGGCGGTATTGCGTACAACCGTGAAGAGTTCGAAGAAATCTGCGCCCGTGGCCTGGACCTGTCTCCGACCAAAGAGCTGTTGATCGACGAATCCCTGATCGGCTGGAAAGAGTATGAGATGGAGGTTGTCCGCGATAAGAAGGACAACTGCATCATCGTCTGCTCCATCGAGAACTTCGATCCGATGGGCGTACACACCGGTGACTCGATCACCGTTGCGCCTGCACAGACCCTGACCGACAAGGAATACCAGATCCTGCGTAACGCCTCACTGGCGGTACTGCGCGAGATCGGCGTGGAGACCGGCGGTTCCAACGTACAGTTCGGCATCTGCCCGACCACTGGCCGCATGGTCGTGATCGAAATGAACCCGCGGGTATCCCGTTCGTCGGCCCTGGCCTCGAAAGCTACCGGTTTCCCGATCGCCAAAGTCGCGGCCAAGCTGGCTGTGGGTTACACCTTGGACGAACTGTCGAACGATATCACTGGCGGCAAGACCCCAGCGTCCTTCGAGCCGTCCATCGACTACGTCGTGACCAAGCTGCCACGTTTTGCCTTCGAGAAGTTCCCCAAGGCTGACGCACGCCTGACCACGCAGATGAAGTCGGTCGGTGAAGTCATGGCTATTGGCCGGACCTTCCAGGAATCCCTGCAGAAGGCCCTGCGCGGCCTCGAAGTCGGTGTTTGCGGTCTCGACGAGAAACTTGATCTGAGCAACCCGGAAAGCATGAGTGTGCTCAAGCGCGAGCTGACCGTGCCGGGCGCCGAGCGTATCTGGTACGTTGCTGACGCGTTCCGTGCCGGCATGACCGTCGAAGACATCTTCGGCATGAACATGATCGATCCGTGGTTCCTAGTGCAGATCGAAGATCTGATCAAGGAGGAAGAGAAGGTCAAGACCCTGGGGTTGGCCAGCATTGATCGCGACACGATGTTCCGCCTCAAGCGCAAAGGCTTCTCCGACCAGCGTCTGGCCAAGCTGCTGGGTGTGACCGAGAAAAATCTGCGGACTCATCGTCACAAGCTGGAAATCTTCCCGGTCTACAAGCGCGTTGATACTTGCGCCGCCGAGTTCTCCACCGACACTGCCTACCTGTACTCCACTTACGAGGAAGAGTGCGAAGCCGCGCCGTCGGGTCGCGACAAAATCATGATCCTGGGCGGCGGTCCCAACCGTATCGGCCAGGGCATCGAGTTCGACTACTGCTGCGTACACGCCGCTCTCGCCCTGCGCGAAGATGGGTACGAGACCATCATGGTCAACTGCAACCCGGAAACTGTGTCC
It encodes:
- the carB gene encoding carbamoyl-phosphate synthase large subunit: MPKRTDIKSILILGAGPIVIGQACEFDYSGAQACKALREEGYRVILVNSNPATIMTDPAMADATYIEPIKWQTVAKIIEKERPDALLPTMGGQTALNCALDLEREGILEKFGVEMIGANADTIDKAEDRSRFDKAMKSIGLACPRSGIAHSMEEANAVLETLGFPCIIRPSFTMGGTGGGIAYNREEFEEICARGLDLSPTKELLIDESLIGWKEYEMEVVRDKKDNCIIVCSIENFDPMGVHTGDSITVAPAQTLTDKEYQILRNASLAVLREIGVETGGSNVQFGICPTTGRMVVIEMNPRVSRSSALASKATGFPIAKVAAKLAVGYTLDELSNDITGGKTPASFEPSIDYVVTKLPRFAFEKFPKADARLTTQMKSVGEVMAIGRTFQESLQKALRGLEVGVCGLDEKLDLSNPESMSVLKRELTVPGAERIWYVADAFRAGMTVEDIFGMNMIDPWFLVQIEDLIKEEEKVKTLGLASIDRDTMFRLKRKGFSDQRLAKLLGVTEKNLRTHRHKLEIFPVYKRVDTCAAEFSTDTAYLYSTYEEECEAAPSGRDKIMILGGGPNRIGQGIEFDYCCVHAALALREDGYETIMVNCNPETVSTDYDTSDRLYFEPVTLEDVLEIVRVEKPKGVIVQYGGQTPLKLARALEAAGVPIIGTSPDAIDRAEDRERFQQMVERLNLRQPPNATVRSEDEAIRAAAKIGYPLVVRPSYVLGGRAMEIVYEEEELKRYLRDAVKVSNDSPVLLDHFLNCAIEMDVDAVCDGTDVVIGAIMQHIEQAGVHSGDSACSLPPYSLPAHIQDEMRDQVKRMALELGVVGLMNVQLALQGEDIYVIEVNPRASRTVPFVSKCIGVSLAMIAARVMAGKTLKEIGFTKEIIPNFYSVKEAVFPFAKFPGVDPILGPEMKSTGEVMGVGDTFGEAFAKAQMGASEVLPTGGTAFISVRDDDKPLVAGVARDLINLGFEIVATAGTAKLIEAAGLKVRRVNKVTEGRPHVVDMIKNDEVTLIINTTEGRQSIADSYSIRRNALQHKIYCTTTIAAGEAVCEALKFGPEKTVRRLQDLHAGLKA